The Martelella sp. AD-3 genome includes a region encoding these proteins:
- a CDS encoding sugar ABC transporter ATP-binding protein: MSSAPAVAVSGLTKAYGPTVANDQVAFSVAPGRVHALLGENGAGKSTTMKLLSGLVRPDAGDIRIDGRQVALRSPRDAHAAGVQTAFQELTLVPDLTVLDNMLLPRAPWTPLATLNRGRTRRAVTAHFDALDLSVDLDALAGELTLASRQKIEIARALYRKPRILLLDEPTSALSGGDVDWLGRIIADAAARGITVLFISHRMPEVRAFCDTLTILRNGRSVHSAKVADVTDAEVVEMIIGRSVENAFPPPRPPRDRQGETPVLATRALSAGPKLKEADIALHRGEILGIAGLQGMGQEALFSALFGQEHLHAGHIELDGAPLHLRSPADALQSSVAIGLVPEERKTQGLFLKLPGRQNVSLPVLSRFCRGPLLDDAAEARAAAGAFAAVEVDERAHYLPAGAFSGGNQQKIVLAKWLVAQSRILLLFDPTRGIDVGTKEQLYALLRAYSDAGGSVLLHSTEIPELVHLCDRVGVLYEGRVSRWLEGGALTENAIMEATLGGSDPLHGPKPSDRRENPA, translated from the coding sequence ATGTCATCCGCACCCGCCGTCGCGGTCTCGGGCCTGACCAAGGCCTACGGACCAACTGTGGCCAATGACCAGGTCGCGTTTTCCGTCGCTCCCGGACGCGTTCACGCGCTTTTGGGAGAGAACGGCGCGGGCAAATCGACCACGATGAAGCTGCTGTCGGGCCTTGTGCGGCCCGATGCCGGCGACATTCGCATCGACGGGCGGCAGGTCGCGTTGCGCTCGCCGCGGGACGCCCATGCGGCGGGCGTGCAGACCGCCTTCCAGGAACTGACCCTCGTGCCAGACCTGACGGTGCTCGACAACATGCTGCTGCCGCGCGCGCCATGGACGCCGCTTGCAACGCTGAACCGCGGGCGCACCCGTCGCGCCGTAACCGCCCATTTCGACGCGCTCGACCTTTCCGTCGACCTCGATGCTCTGGCCGGCGAACTGACGCTCGCATCGCGCCAGAAGATCGAGATTGCCCGCGCGCTCTATCGCAAGCCGCGCATCCTGTTGCTGGACGAGCCGACCTCGGCCCTTTCCGGCGGCGACGTGGACTGGCTCGGACGGATCATCGCCGATGCGGCGGCGCGCGGGATCACCGTGCTGTTCATCTCGCACCGCATGCCCGAGGTGCGCGCCTTCTGCGACACGCTGACCATCCTGCGCAACGGGCGCTCGGTGCATTCGGCGAAGGTGGCCGACGTCACCGATGCCGAAGTGGTGGAGATGATCATCGGACGCTCGGTGGAGAACGCCTTCCCGCCGCCGCGCCCGCCGCGCGACAGGCAAGGTGAAACGCCGGTGCTGGCGACGCGCGCCCTGTCGGCCGGGCCAAAGCTGAAGGAGGCCGACATCGCGCTGCACCGGGGCGAGATCCTCGGCATTGCCGGGCTGCAGGGCATGGGCCAGGAGGCGCTGTTCTCGGCGCTGTTCGGCCAGGAACACCTGCATGCGGGCCATATCGAACTGGACGGCGCGCCGCTGCACCTGCGCTCGCCCGCCGATGCGCTGCAGTCTTCAGTCGCCATCGGCCTGGTGCCCGAGGAACGCAAGACGCAGGGCCTGTTCCTCAAGCTGCCGGGGCGGCAGAATGTCAGCCTGCCCGTGCTGTCGCGGTTTTGCCGCGGTCCGCTGCTGGATGACGCCGCAGAGGCGCGCGCCGCTGCCGGGGCCTTTGCCGCCGTCGAGGTCGACGAACGCGCGCATTACCTGCCCGCCGGCGCGTTTTCGGGCGGCAACCAGCAGAAGATCGTTCTGGCGAAATGGCTCGTGGCGCAAAGCCGAATCCTGCTGCTTTTCGATCCGACGCGCGGCATCGATGTCGGTACCAAGGAACAGCTCTACGCGCTTCTGCGCGCCTATTCGGATGCAGGCGGTTCGGTGCTGCTGCATTCGACCGAAATTCCCGAACTGGTGCATCTGTGCGACCGCGTCGGGGTGCTCTACGAGGGCCGCGTGAGCCGCTGGCTCGAAGGCGGCGCCCTGACCGAGAACGCCATTATGGAAGCGACGCTCGGGGGCAGCGATCCGCTTCACGGTCCGAAGCCCTCCGACAGGCGGGAGAACCCGGCATGA